From a single Aspergillus puulaauensis MK2 DNA, chromosome 2, nearly complete sequence genomic region:
- a CDS encoding putative DNA mismatch repair protein (COG:L;~EggNog:ENOG410PMDG;~InterPro:IPR014762,IPR036890,IPR038973,IPR013507, IPR020568,IPR014721;~PFAM:PF13589,PF01119,PF02518;~go_component: GO:0032300 - mismatch repair complex [Evidence IEA];~go_function: GO:0005524 - ATP binding [Evidence IEA];~go_function: GO:0016887 - ATPase activity [Evidence IEA];~go_function: GO:0030983 - mismatched DNA binding [Evidence IEA];~go_process: GO:0006298 - mismatch repair [Evidence IEA]): MPIVALPSTTVRAIGSTSIISDPYSVVKELLDNSLDASAPSVSIEISQDTVDTIQVKDNGHGIPASDFGLVCKRTFTSKIHTVEDLKNVGGKSLGFRGEALASAAEVSGTLVISTRVQSETVGSFLKYGRNGELISTEHVAHPVGTTVRVSNLFRQIPVRRQTAIKNSKKTLLRIRKMIQAYAMARPSTRFSLRILKAKNDSGNWTYAPGKEAALMDAALKVAGREIASSCITKEWPTSHSSDCESSRDIKLAALLPNLGSDFTRFNSTGQYVSIDGRPISSGRGVAQNIVKLYKSYLRSVASRDGFSPTITDPFLCVHILCPDGTYDVNIEPLKDDVLCEDEPAILSLLESLLQDVYGTDTDVNGLEHDTPENNREPLSQGGLETLLSGRPQETTVITHTPSSNSQNGDIVSARTFMRPGPPRRSPPGSRPRLGKPFALSTNSRTSDASSVVNLQRHRRSFPHQETESPASNTSPRDIRQTTSLGTCLPSPVSSSSSPPSHTASLSPTTPVRNSREHQRERDRERYGNGSLDTWFLKLSQASQATAATDDAQTQDNEPSLSQLTQDRFGPEADSPNHASDVRVESSQSINTSSSPTPELGSVQICSNNAAHTSRGVNKGKGLPVLEQWAARLYNTPNPDENPDLQKALEFETRKKAAIKGRRLQLQGSRPSAPTSSPHQSRYLAARAALNSEPDPATQQSRPAAVANTNGPSKSVLNPHDPRAYMMRLQNTDTSRNSKLKRITSNKLPFEKIPEGYDLHSLGFTSPADLSLLRTSFSETAKIDLYTRSGDQADAFNPYNLDAAIEAWNYRLSKLIRTYHRSTEDSDIPQLEFDFSAIIRTSNINGLPAANI, from the exons ATGCCGATTGTGGCTCTTCCGAGCACAACGGTTCGGGCCATCGGTTCAACATCTATCATCTCTGACCCGTACTCGGTGGTCAAAGAGTTGCTGGACAACTCACTGGATGCTTCAGCACCTTCTGTATCCATTGAGATATCGCAAGATACCGTCGACACAATTCAAGTCAAAGATAATGGTCATGGGATACCCGCCTCCGACTTCGGACTTGTATGCAAACGCACCTTCACAAGCAAAATCCATACCGTTGAAGACTTGAAGAATGTGGGTGGGAAATCGCTAGGCTTCAGAGGCGAAGCATTGGCGAGTGCGGCCGAAGTGTCCGGTACTTTGGTTATTTCTACAAGGGTCCAATCAGAAACTGTTGGCTCTTTTCTGAAGTATGGAAGAAATGGAGAGTTAATCAG CACGGAACATGTCGCCCACCCCGTGGGGACGACTGTCCGAGTCTCAAATCTATTCCGGCAGATACCAGTTCGGCGACAGACCGCTATTAAGAACTCGAAGAAGACGCTACTCAGAATCAGGAAGATGATCCAAGCTTACGCCATGGCTAGACCTTCCACTAGGTTTTCTTTGAGAATCCTAAAGGCCAAAAATGATTCTGGCAACTGGACGTATGCGCCTGGAAAGGAGGCCGCGCTCATGGATGCAGCATTGAAAGTGGCAGGGAGAGAGATTGCCTCTAGCTGTATCACAAAAGAATGGCCAACTTCCCATTCTAGTGATTGCGAATCTTCACGAGATATCAAACTTGCGGCATTGCTTCCCAATCTCGGATCAG ACTTCACACGATTCAACAGCACGGGGCAATATGTTAGTATTGACGGCAGGCCCATATCATCAGGGCGAGGCGTTGCTCAAAATATCGTGAAGCTTTACAAGTCGTATCTGCGTTCGGTCGCCTCCCGTGACGGTTTCTCTCCAACAATCACTGATCCATTCCTTTGCGTCCATATCCTGTGTCCCGATGGGACCTATGACGTTAATATCGAACCTCTCAAAGACGATGTTTTGTGTGAGGATGAGCCCGctattctttctttattAGAAAGCCTCCTCCAAGATGTCTATGGAACCGATACGGACGTTAACGGGTTGGAACACGATACTCCCGAAAACAATAGAGAACCCCTTTCTCAAGGTGGATTAGAAACCCTCTTGTCTGGAAGGCCTCAAGAGACTACAGTTATAACTCACACTCCAAGCTCCAACTCCCAGAATGGAGACATTGTGAGCGCTCGCACATTTATGCGCCCAGGGCCACCCCGTCGCAGTCCTCCAGGGTCTAGGCCCAGACTCGGAAAACCATTTGCTTTGTCCACCAATTCGAGAACATCAGATGCATCTTCTGTGGTAAATCTCCAGCGTCATCGCCGCTCGTTTCCCCATCAGGAAACAGAATCGCCAGCTTCCAATACAAGTCCACGCGACATAAGACAGACTACAAGCCTTGGTACCTGCCTACCAAGTCCAGTGTCTAGCTCCAGTTCCCCTCCCTCTCACACggcctctctttctcccacAACTCCGGTCCGGAATTCAAGAGAGCATCAGAGGGAGCGCGATAGAGAGCGGTACGGCAACGGGTCTCTTGATACCTGGTTTCTGAAGCTGTCCCAGGCATCTCAGGCCACAGCGGCTACAGATGATGCCCAAACACAAGACAATGAGCCCTCATTATCTCAGCTTACCCAAGATCGCTTCGGCCCTGAGGCAGACAGCCCAAACCATGCGTCAGATGTTCGCGTGGAGTCGTCTCAATCTATAAATACATCTTCCAGCCCTACACCGGAGTTAGGATCAGTCCAAATATGTTCAAACAACGCGGCGCATACATCACGGGGCGtgaacaagggcaagggccTTCCGGTCCTGGAGCAATGGGCCGCCAGATTATACAATACTCCAAACCCCGACGAAAACCCTGACCTCCAAAAGGCGCTCGAATTCGAGACAAGGAAAAAGGCTGCTATCAAAGGAAGGCGATTGCAGCTCCAAGGCTCACGCCCATCGGCTCCTACGAGCTCCCCTCATCAAAGCAGGTACCTTGCCGCTCGAGCTGCCTTGAACTCGGAGCCGGACCCTGCCACGCAGCAGTCAAGACCGGCGGCCGTCGCAAACACCAACGGACCATCAAAATCAGTCCTCAACCCGCACGACCCTAGGGCATACATGATGCGTCTTCAGAATACTGATACCTCGAGAAATTCAAAACTCAAACGCATTACATCAAACAAACTACCCTTTGAGAAAATTCCCGAAGGATATGACTTGCATTCTCTTGGCTTTACCTCGCCAGCAGACTTATCTTTGCTCCGCACATCTTTCAGCGAGACCGCAAAAATCGATCTATATACGCGATCTGGTGATCAAGCCGACGCATTTAATCCATACAATTTAGATGCGGCTATCGAGGCCTGGAATTACCGACTATCAAAGTTGATTAGAACCTATCATCGGTCTACAGAGGATTCTGATATCCCTCAACTTGAATTTGATTTCTCCGCCATAATTCGAACTTCTAATATCAATGGTTTACCGGCTGCCAATATTTGA